In a genomic window of Scyliorhinus torazame isolate Kashiwa2021f chromosome 5, sScyTor2.1, whole genome shotgun sequence:
- the LOC140420704 gene encoding uncharacterized protein, with protein MEKPWKCGDCGKGFRAPSQLEAHRRIHTGERPFTCSVCEKGFIQLSALRTHQRVHTEAKPFTCSQCEKGFTTLSSVRIHQRVHTGEKPFTCSVCGKGFTLLCALQTHQRVHTGEKPFTCIQCEKGFTQLSSLQSHQRIHTGERPFTCSQCEKGFTTLSSLRRHQRVHTGERPFTCSQCGKGFTQSSDLQIHQRVHTGERPFTCSQCGLGFTQLSALQSHQRVHTGERPFICFQCEKGFGDSSTLRIHQRVHTGERPFTCSQCGKGFTTSSSLRLHQRVHTGERPFTCSHCAKRFTTLKSLRIHQRLHTGERPFICSQCEKTFTTSSSLRIHQRVHTGERPFTCSECEKGFTRLSSLQTHQRVHTG; from the coding sequence atggagaaaccgtggaaatgtggagactgtgggaagggatttagagccccatcacagctggaagctcatagacgcattcacactggggagaggccatttacctgctctgtgtgtgagaagggattcattcagttatctgccctgcggacacaccagcgagttcacactgaggcgaagccattcacctgttctcagtgtgagaagggatttactaCTTTATCGAgcgtgcggatacatcagcgagttcacactggggagaagccattcacctgctctgtgtgtgggaagggattcactctgttatgtgccctgcagacacaccagcgagttcacactggggagaagccattcacctgtattcagtgtgagaagggattcactcagttatccagcctacagtcacaccagagaattcacactggggagagaccgttcacttgctctcagtgtgagaagggattcactactttatcgagcctgcggagacaccagcgggttcacactggggagaggccgttcacctgttctcagtgtgggaagggattcacacaatcatccgacctgcagatacaccagcgggtgcacactggggagaggccattcacctgctctcagtgtgggttgggattcactcagttatccgccctgcagtcacaccagcgagttcacactggggagaggccgttcatctgctttcagtgtgagaaaggatttggtgattcatccaccctgcggatacatcagcgagttcacactggggagaggccattcacctgctctcagtgtgggaagggattcactacttcatcgagcctgcggctacaccagcgtgttcacactggggagaggccgttcacctgctctcattgtgcaAAGAGATTCACTACTTTAAagagcctgcggatacatcagcgacttcacactggggagaggccgttcatctgttctcagtgtgagaagacattcacgacttcatcgagcctgcggatacaccagcgagtccacactggggagaggcctttcacctgctcggagtgtgagaagggattcactcggttatccagcctgcagacacaccagcgagttcacacagggtag